The segment ATATGGTTCCTAAGGGCAACACACATTTCAGCACCTTCCCACCCAGCAAGACAACCCCATGCTTCAGCTGTGGGACATGGCGAGTTTTAGAACACAGAGAGAGCCTGGGAGAGCAGTACCTCAGCATCTAACACTTTACTTACTTTTCCTGAGTCATTGAAGAGGCAAAACTTTTGCTGACAAAACTCTTGCATGTAAACTGTGTGCAGGaagctttctgctctgcacagatGTGGCAGTATTCAGAGGTCACTGAGCAATGCCAGTGCCTCCTGGTGAGGCAGGCTCTGCCACATGCTGCTGTTCAGTGCTGCATAGAAAATGCCCACCAGCCATTTGCcattgacttttatttttgctgcacaacaaagaaaatcaaatgtcaGTAATCAATGTGCACACAGGTGTGAAAAGAGATCTTCAGCCCTCTCTCCTGTAGCAATTGCATTAGCAGTGAGAGCAAGCTGATCTGTAATCTCTGTTTTGGGATCATTTTAGGTGAGGGTGCTCAAATTAATCTTTGCTATCAAGTTTAACCAAAAAGAGAGGCTGTACCTTGGGAGTTGAGGGGCACATTGCCTGCACAACAGCAAGGTCTTGCAGTGCCTCTGTGACCGTCCCCTTCGTCCCCCACTCCTTTAAAGGCTCCTTGCCAGGACACGTACTGTGGCCTCACGATGGCATTGTAGCAAAGGAGTTGCTTCAACTTGAAAGCAAAGGCAGCCAAAGAGGAGGAGGGTGCCTAGGCTCACCTTGCTTCAGAGTCCCATCCCACTCCTTCAGTGACCAACAGCTGGGGAGTGACTGACTACGGCCATGTTTGAAGCAATGTTTTGCAAGATAATCATGAGATGCTGTAACAGCTGTGCTCCCGTGCAGCAatggctgtgccagcactgtgctgcattcGCCCCGTGAGCCTCGGGATGAATGGTAGAACGTGCAAGAGCATTTTACCTGGGCAGAGGGACAGCAGTGATGAGGCTGTACATGATGCAGGGTTTCCGGATGGCCggctgcactgcagagca is part of the Coturnix japonica isolate 7356 chromosome 5, Coturnix japonica 2.1, whole genome shotgun sequence genome and harbors:
- the NOXRED1 gene encoding LOW QUALITY PROTEIN: NADP-dependent oxidoreductase domain-containing protein 1 (The sequence of the model RefSeq protein was modified relative to this genomic sequence to represent the inferred CDS: inserted 5 bases in 3 codons; substituted 1 base at 1 genomic stop codon), which produces MAVGDKAYWTAFSLHQRVEGERTLGCPLPVLCPQALSPLYLTAADLQKLGLTCFYDNAQLAAWADVLFLCCLPSHLLSICSAVQPAIRKPCIMYSLITAVPLPRXNLKQLLCYNAIVRPQYXCPGKEPLKEWGTKGTVTEALQDLAVVQAMCPXNSQAKIKVNGKWLVGIFYAALNSSMWQSLPHQEALALLSDLXEYCHICAEQKASCTQFTCKSFVSKSFASSMTQEK